The genomic stretch AATGATGTGTTGTTCATTAGGAAGATGAAAACTCAACCGTTCAACTGAAGGATCCTTGTACTGAATTTCAAACCCAAAAATTCTCCAAGCAGCTTCGCAGGATGATACATATCTACAATCATAATACAAACTTACTTCATCAAGATTTCGTTCAACACCATCAACACCAGATTGGCAAAAAGATGTTGTAACCCTATCATAACCCTTATGTACATATTTGAACAAATACTTGATTGACCGGGACTGATTGCACCACTCAACATTAATATGACCACCATACTTCATAACGAGAAAACGATTATGAGGAACAACATATCTGTTATCCAAAGGTACACCATCCTTCACCACAAACCGACCATTATCTCTACTCCTATAAATTGGATAACCATCATCATCAACCGCTATATTAGAAACAAATTTCTTGGGATAATACTTAGTACAACGTCCATCACGCATGCAAGGGGACGATTTTCTCACAACACCACATGGCCCATGCATCATTAATTCTTTGACACACTCATGATAATAGGGATCAATCAATGGATCTGGAATTTCAGCAGATATAATTTCATCAATGCGTCGAGGATGAGGTTGTTTATCCTCATTACTTAAAAACAGCAAAATATGTACATGTGGCAATCCATGCTTTTGAAACTCAATGGTGTAAATAACTACATcacaatttataaaaaaaatatggttcaataacaaaacaaaaacattaaaatcatgtttaaaaataaaataaaaatataatagaaaataaacCTGCTTTAACGGctccaaattttttttactctttaCATTCCTTATGAAACCATCCAATATCACTTTAAACATCCTACTGACGATATCAGGGCGATCATCAGATTTTAAACCCCTGGATCCAACAAACCTACTAATCTCAGGCATTTAGGATTGCGCGTAAATGTTATAAAGAGGTTAGGATAGCCAATCCATCTACAAATAGCCATCGCATCTTGGTAATTCTGAATCATATATCGGGCACCACCAACAAAACTGGAAGGCAAGATTATTCGTTTTCCATGCCTGGAACTATCAGTTTCACCATGTAGAACGGCCTCCTCCAACCCGCTATAAATTTCAGCTTGCAATTTCTTCTGTTGTGTTCGTACATACGCCAAACGACCAAACTCAATCATAGTGTACGCATCAACAATAAATTGTTGAAACAATCGCCTCGCATACAAAATAATAGAACACTCGGAAACTCTGTCATGAATGCGGTACGAATAAA from Salvia splendens isolate huo1 chromosome 4, SspV2, whole genome shotgun sequence encodes the following:
- the LOC121800828 gene encoding uncharacterized protein LOC121800828, which codes for MLVVGNFDHALGDRDIIVEKQSGKLQCISELHPSYLSLQYLLLFPYGEDGYTKFIGFSDSAASSLSNRKRVSPKKFYSYRIHDRVSECSIILYARRLFQQFIVDAYTMIEFGRLAYVRTQQKKLQAEIYSGLEEAVLHGETDSSRHGKRIILPSSFVGGARYMIQNYQDAMAICRWIGYPNLFITFTRNPKCLRLVVIYTIEFQKHGLPHVHILLFLSNEDKQPHPRRIDEIISAEIPDPLIDPYYHECVKELMMHGPCGVVRKSSPCMRDGRCTKYYPKKFVSNIAVDDDGYPIYRSRDNGRFVVKDGVPLDNRYVVPHNRFLVMKYGGHINVEWCNQSRSIKYLFKYVHKGYDRVTTSFCQSGVDGVERNLDEVSLYYDCRYVSSCEAAWRIFGFEIQYKDPSVERLSFHLPNEQHIIFDEADSLDNVMSRRTIHESKFLGWMETNKIYSEGRNLTYGEFSSKFVWKKNHWKPRKQRYSIGMLFYVAPGYGDMYYLRCLLNVIKGATCFEDLRFVNDVQYDCHDPIFAEDSKNGYFATNRAIKETRIERG